The Gopherus evgoodei ecotype Sinaloan lineage unplaced genomic scaffold, rGopEvg1_v1.p scaffold_34_arrow_ctg1, whole genome shotgun sequence genome window below encodes:
- the LOC115641363 gene encoding LOW QUALITY PROTEIN: CLOCK-interacting pacemaker-like (The sequence of the model RefSeq protein was modified relative to this genomic sequence to represent the inferred CDS: inserted 2 bases in 1 codon), protein MQCCRWGQGEGTCYLRFPQAAGSWGWEAGAAHPWRLILCFSLSGSEMPAEKPPATERACQPPMERGMAVGGTAAATVGSKGRTGLLEKPDMAGEGSRKSPGPHPPASESEKDSGFSDTSSESLSTLDQAEAEEPSICASHWATNGPRLRTAPDLDSTLTRFTPVYIVKNVILKQPLGASSSTQLLTWSGQALPDSMQGQARLIFLQQPMATATLKPLLPGRKPQAKDTYLPILNAYPKIAPHPGHSQENEASAVSLPRSGSAGHAKSKRFCLEEAWASSSELDAPTSCGLREEQRQGGTLQVPSAGSSEPLSQNTVTSSTELARPAPSSVAAQGSPALLDLAEGRILAKASKKLGSSLGKQRRFHNTVEILRKSGLLGVTLRTKELIRQNSSTQREIAELREHARLLCEAMRSNNSQTWARLQAAMSLSASYWAQRGTGPNMPAKAKAATPHRDCSGESLPXALTPDLSAYTALP, encoded by the exons atgcagtgctgcaggtgggggcagggtgaggggactTGCTATCTCAGGTTCCCTCaagcagcaggaagctgggggtgggaagctgGGGCAGCCCATCCTTGGCGCCTGATCCTCTGCTTTTCCCTTTCAGGCTCGGAGATGCCTGCGGAGAAGCCCCCCGCCACAGAGAGGGCGTGCCAGCCCCCCATGGAGAGAGGCATGGCGGTGGGGGGTACAGCAGCGGCGACCGTCGGCTCCAAGGGGCGCACGGGGCTGCTGGAGAAGCCGGACATGGCGGGCGAGGGCAGCAGGAAGTCCCCGGGTCCCCACCCGCCAGCCAGCGAGTCAGAGAAGGATTCTGGCTTCTCAG ACACGAGTTCGGAGTCCCTGAGCACGCTGGATCAGGCTGAAGCAGAGGAGCCGTCCATTTGTGCCTCACACTGGGCGACCAACGGGCCCAGGCTGCGGACGGCGCCGGATCTTGACAGCACATTAACCAGATTCACCCCTGTTTACATTGTCAAAAACGTTATCCTGAAACAG CCCCTGGGAGCTTCCTCCAGCACCCAGCTTCTGACCTGGAGTGGCCAAGCCCTCCCAGACAGCATGCAGGGCCAGGCTCGGCTCATCTTCCTCCAGCAGCCAATGGCTACGGCCACACTGAAGCCACTGCTGCCTGGCCGGAAGCCACAGGCCAAGGACACCTACCTGCCCATCCTCAACGCCTACCCCAAGATCGCCCCACACCCGGGCCACAGCCAGGAGAACGAGGCTTCGGCTGTGTCCCTGCCCCGAAGTGGCAGTGCTGGCCATGCCAAGAGCAAGCGCTTTTGCCTGGAGGAGGCCTGGGCGTCGTCCTCTGAGTTGGATGCCCCCACCAGCTGTGGGCTGCGGGAGGAACAGCGTCAGGGTGGCACCCTGCAGGTTccctctgctggcagctcagagccACTGTCCCAGAACACTGTCACCTCATCCACGGAGCTGGCTCGGCCAGCACCCAGCTCCGTCGCCGCCCAGGGGAGCCCAGCACtcctggacctggctgaggggagGATCCTGGCCAAGGCCTCCAAGAAGCTGGGCTCGAGCCTCGGGAAGCAGCGGCGCTTCCACAACACAGTGGAGATCCTGAGGAAGTCGGGGCTGCTGGGTGTCACCCTGCGGACCAAGGAGCTGATCCGGCAGAACAGCAGCACCCAGCGGGAGATCGCAGAACTGCGGGAGCATGCCCGGCTCCTCTGCGAGGCCATGCGGAGCAACAACTCTCAGACCTGGGCCCGGCTCCAGGCGGCCATGAGCCTGTCTGCCTCCTACTGGGCCCAGAGAGGCACAGGCCCCAACATGCCTGCCAAGGCCAAGGCGGCCACTCCCCACAGGGACTGCAGTGGGGagtccctgcc ggcactcactCCAGACCTGTCAGCATACACGGCCCTGCCTTAG